GATGGCGGAGGTTCCTTGTGGGGAAAGACGGTGGTGGCAGACTTCAGCGGCACAAACGGAAAAACCACGCTTCTTCGCGCTTGGTAAGCGTCGGAGAAACGTGGTCGCTGTCTTCAGAAAGGGAGGTCGCCACGACCACCTGAGAGGGCGGCGGGCGGTATCCCTTGCGGCTGTATGTCTGGAGCTGGCGACAGGAATCGAACCTGCAACCGCCTGATTACAAATCAGGTGCTCTGCCAGTTGAGCTACGCCAGCACGGTAACGCAGCGCATATCATAACACATTTTGCGCTCAGTTTCAATGTACGGGAGGGCGCAGGCCCTCCGGGGATGATCAGTGGCAGCCGCAGGCCTTGCGGTGCCTGTGGATGGGTAGTACGGGTGTCTGAACCGGCGGCGTGTGGATCGTGGCGATACAGCGGGTCCCGGGGATGATCCAGGAGACCGGGCAGCTGACCACATTGATGGCCTGGCCGGGCGTGCGGAAGGTCACGGGCGTACAGTCGACGGTTACGCTGCCGATCGGAATCAGCCGCCGCTGGCGCCGGCGGTGACGGTGGTGGTGGCCGTCATGGCCGCCGTGGTGGTTATGGTGGTGGTCATGGTGGCCGTGATGGTCATGGTCACCGCGGTGGTCATGGTGACCGTGGCCGTGGTCCCCATCCCACCGGTCGCCTCCGTCCTGGTCGTGGCGGCCGTTCCAGCCGTGACCGCCGCAGCCGCAGTCCCGGTCGTCCTCCAGGTCCGCGCACAGGCCGGAACGCCGGTCGTGGTCGTCCCTCCAGCTCATCCTCTCCCCTCCTTCCCTCCCTCCAGCGTATGATCGACACCCCGCCCTTGACATAAAAGAAAAAGGCCGCCCCTGCGGCCTAGTTTTGCCCTCTCTCCAGTGACTGGTTCCGGTTCTCTAAGTACCGCTCCAGCTTGCGCTTTACCCGCTGCAGGGCGTTGTCGATGGACTTGACGTGCCGGTGCAGCTCCACGGCGATCTCGTGGTAGGACTTCCCGTCGAGGTAGCTCATCAGCACCTTCCATTCGAGGTCGCTGAGGATCTCCTCCATCTTCCCCTCGATGTCGCCGAACTCTTCACGGCTGATGATCAGCTCCTCGGGGTCGGTCACCTTCGAGCCCGAGATCACGTCCAACAGCGTTCGGTCGGAGTCGTCGTCGTAAATCGGCTTGTTCAGCGAAACGTAGGAGTTCAGGGGGATGTGCTTCTGCCGCGTGGCCGTCTTGATCGCGGTGATGATCTGCCGCGTGATGCAGAGTTCTGCAAACGCTCGGAAAGAGGACAGCTTGTCCGCCCGAAAGTCCCTGATGGCCTTGTACAGGCCGATCATGCCTTCCTGCGTGATGTCGTCCCGGTCGGCACCGATCAGAAAGTAGGAGCGAGCCTTGGCCCGCACGAAGTTCTTATACTTATTAATAAGATACTCCAGCGCTTCCGTCGACCCCTCACGGGCAAACTCCACGATGTCCTCGTCCATCATGGAGTCGTAGTCAACATACACGTTGCGCTGCGGTGTCGCCGTCACTGAGCCGTCCCCCTCTCAATTCAGTCCTAACACAACAGAAGACTACGTGCGGTTACGGCGACTACCCCACCTACGGCTGTCGCTGCACCTATGTTCGGGAATTGGAAGAGCGGCCCTTTTCACCCCTTGTCCCTCTGTGGCACTCCTAACCTGGATTATACTCGCTGCCGCGAGATAACGTCAAGGTAACACCGCCGGTAAACCGCCCTGGCGAGCCCATTTTTCGGCCTTTCCCAGGAGGGTTTTCCGCGGCGACGTCGAATAGGTAATGGAAACGCCTTTATCTTTTGGGTCGGCAAAACATTATCCGATTACAGGCGGGGGGCCGCGGCGCGGTCAACCGCTTCTGTCATTCTGCGGTGCCCACCCGCACCCGTCCCGGTCTCGGGGGATACACGTCGTGAGAGACCAGCTCCCTGCGGGCTTCCGGGCCGAGGCCCATCACCCGGTATATGCGTACCTCCACGCCGAAATACCCCTCATCCTCCACCACCCGCCGGCCCCGGGGCAGTCCGGGGTCTTCCACCTCCACCAGCTCCGGCGGCGTGAAGCGCACGTACTCTTCCTCCAGCCGGATCGGGTCGCCGGCGGACGGCCTGTCCCCGTGCAGCGTCACCTCCACCCGGGGCGGATCCTCCGGGGTCACCCGCGCCCGGATCTGCACCGGGCGGTCCAGGCTGTTGCGGAACCGGAAGTCCAGCTGCCCCCAGACCACCGTGGCGTCTCGCCCCGGGCTGATGTACTGCAGCGGCCGGTCGTGGTGGTAGCGTTCCACGATCGTCAGGCCGGCGAGCAGGGCCGCGTTGTACAGGGTCGACGTCACCTGGCAGATGCCCCCGCCGTAACCCGGCACGTACTCGCCCTGGTAGATCTCGTCCGCCAGGGCCCAGCCGTGCGCCGGGTCCCGCGGGCCCACCACGTCGTTGAACGAGAAGACCTCTCCGGGCTGCAGCACGCGGCCGTCGATCCGGGACGCGGCCAGGGCGATGTTGTGCATCCGGCCCGGGGCCAGGTTCACGATGGGCGTCTGAAACCGCGCGAGGACAAAGCGGTACGCCTGCTCCGGCACGGGCAGATCGGGTGGCGCGGGCGTACGCGGCTCGCCCGCCGCAGCCCGCCTCACCGGCGCCAGGCAGGCGATCCACAAGGCCGTGATAAGCAACAGGGCCGCCACAGACCGGCGGCCCGGCTTCGCGTTGAAGCGGATGGCCCCTCCCCCTCTTCCTCAGGCCCCCGCGCTGCGCTGGCGGCGCACCTCGTAAAGCAGGATCGCCCCGGCCACGGCGGCGTTCAGCGACGTCACGTGGCCCCGCATGGGGAGCCGGACCGTGAAGTCGCAGGTCTCCGCGACCAGCCGGCTCATCCCCCGGCCCTCGCTGCCGATGACCACCGCGAGCGGTCCGGTGAGGCGCGCCTCGTAGTAGAGTTCGTCGGCCTCCTGGTGCGTGCCCACGACCCAGTACCCTCGCTCCTTCAGCATCTCCAGGGTGCGGGCGATGTTGGTGACGCG
The nucleotide sequence above comes from Symbiobacterium thermophilum IAM 14863. Encoded proteins:
- the sigH gene encoding RNA polymerase sporulation sigma factor SigH, with product MTATPQRNVYVDYDSMMDEDIVEFAREGSTEALEYLINKYKNFVRAKARSYFLIGADRDDITQEGMIGLYKAIRDFRADKLSSFRAFAELCITRQIITAIKTATRQKHIPLNSYVSLNKPIYDDDSDRTLLDVISGSKVTDPEELIISREEFGDIEGKMEEILSDLEWKVLMSYLDGKSYHEIAVELHRHVKSIDNALQRVKRKLERYLENRNQSLERGQN
- a CDS encoding VanW family protein, yielding MAALLLITALWIACLAPVRRAAAGEPRTPAPPDLPVPEQAYRFVLARFQTPIVNLAPGRMHNIALAASRIDGRVLQPGEVFSFNDVVGPRDPAHGWALADEIYQGEYVPGYGGGICQVTSTLYNAALLAGLTIVERYHHDRPLQYISPGRDATVVWGQLDFRFRNSLDRPVQIRARVTPEDPPRVEVTLHGDRPSAGDPIRLEEEYVRFTPPELVEVEDPGLPRGRRVVEDEGYFGVEVRIYRVMGLGPEARRELVSHDVYPPRPGRVRVGTAE